The sequence GAAAATGGTGAAGCTCTGTTACCCAGGATTCTTTCTAACCAAAGCTCTTGgaaacttttactctgtgtgaggtggtgtcaggaaataaatcaggggagacacggctgtccgaccgatagatggctggcacaagcAGGACAACACAAGTGTGCgttcatttaaaactaaactttacttagtcccAAACACTTAtacacacgtccgcaacaggttagtaaaacaccctcaacccttgataattaccaaagctgagtgtcaCTCTCGAGTGACAGAGCGGCAGTCCGTCTGCCGGtgggaaacacaagatgcatccagagggagagtccagtcccgAAGAGTCCCACCAtctcaaactttccccccttttttataCATTAGTAAAAAAATGATATATcttttaaagcaaacttgttaagtaagcagtttcaatggtcaagcaagaagttccttctgattattgattaaccaggtgtgggtttttccagagtttgcagccctgaggccccaatagacattcctggggcacatcctgctcttctaaaatgcatgtaccagcaacttcaacacaattcttatcaggaaggacaaggggtcaagctgccctttctgttgCATCCAAAACCCCTCCCCTCCTGACTTGGTCAAACAGAGACTGCTGAATGTCCAATGTACAGcatgctgacttggctgcttttagcaataaaccATCGTTGTTTCTGGCACTTTATTGGTTAGCCAAAGACTCCCGGTACAGCTGATCCCGGAGGACAGTGGGGGACGTTGTCGGTGACCTATGTTGATCCTCTGGCTTGACCTCTGTTATGACCCTGTGGCCCACAGAGATGGGCAAAGAGGGAGCATAGCACTGGTGTGGGGACTGTACCGGTGGTGCCGCGTAACCCGTCTCTATGTCCAGAAAGGGAAAGGGATGTCAAGGGAAGAGAGCAAGCCCTATAGGGtcagggagcagagagaaagaaaCCTGCCCCCTGAGGTTCTTTCAAGGAGAGGGGAAATAAGAGAACCCCTGGGCAGAAGCAGTATGGAAGATGGACGAGACAAAATGAGTAgggctcctctgccccctcctccttcagctcctgctTCTGCTCTGTGGCTGTGACTAGGGCTTGCAGACCCTGAGCTGAGGGTTTCTTCTGCTGCTCCAGCCACGGCAGCCTTGCCTCTTTCCTTCACCGGCAGCTCGTACTGGGGCTGGACACACAACAGGGTTGAGGCTTGACAGAAGAGATGGGGTAAGACTGTAATTTCAGGGATCCACCTGTGAGCAATTAGACAGGTGGTAGCCCAGTGTAGTATAGActgattccccaaatcatcataTTGATACAGCACAGTAAGGACAGAAAAGGgtacagtgtctctctctctgtccagtaAGTGATCCAAGGAAGAGGCCCCAGCACCATGCACCAACTAGCTCTGCACAAAGCTCAATCTGAGAGCCAGAGCACAAGGAGAAAATATTTAGGTCTCTTTATGAGTAAAGAGCTGGAGCAGCCTGCCCCGGATCTGTTTGGTCCTCACCCCGTAAATCATGGGGTGTAGCACAGGGGGCACCACCTGGTACACACTGGTAAAGAGAATGTGTAAATACAGTGGCACATTGTGGCCAAACCGCTGTGtaagagagaagaagaaaattgGGAGGTACAAAGCAAAGATGGCACAAAGATGAGAGATGCAGGTCCCAAAAGTTTTGAGCCGGGCATCCTTTGTTGGGAGGCGGAAGATGGCCTGGAGGATCTGAGTATAGGACACGGTGATAGAAAACACATCTACTCCGATCACAGAGAAAAGATCAAACACGCCATAGTAACTACTGATGCGGATGTCAGCGCAGGCCAGCTTCACCACAGCTAGATGTGCACAATAGGTGTTGGggatgatgttggttctgcaatatggcaAGCGCCTTGCCAGGAAGGGGTAGGGTAATGTTAGTATGACACTGCGCAGCACCACGGCCAGGCCGATCTTGGCCACCAGGGAGtttgtcaggatggtggaatgtctcaggggatggcagatggccacgtagcgatcCAAAGCCATGGCCACAAGGATTCCAGACTCCATC is a genomic window of Natator depressus isolate rNatDep1 chromosome 1, rNatDep2.hap1, whole genome shotgun sequence containing:
- the LOC141994463 gene encoding olfactory receptor 52E4-like — protein: MSESNTTNFTNPSTFILLGIPGLEAAHVWISIPFCSMYIIAILGNFTILFIVKREPSLHGPMFYFLFMLAITDLVMSTSTLPKMLSIFWFNSREISFSACLTQMYFVHCFSGMESGILVAMALDRYVAICHPLRHSTILTNSLVAKIGLAVVLRSVILTLPYPFLARRLPYCRTNIIPNTYCAHLAVVKLACADIRISSYYGVFDLFSVIGVDVFSITVSYTQILQAIFRLPTKDARLKTFGTCISHLCAIFALYLPIFFFSLTQRFGHNVPLYLHILFTSVYQVVPPVLHPMIYGVRTKQIRGRLLQLFTHKET